Proteins encoded within one genomic window of Bombina bombina isolate aBomBom1 chromosome 1, aBomBom1.pri, whole genome shotgun sequence:
- the SIX4 gene encoding homeobox protein SIX4 isoform X2 — protein MSSPPAREIKQESAQPEECGAPYTSEPVKSELGAPYTLCFSPEHVACVCEALQQGGDLERLARFLWSLPQSELLRGSESILKARALVAFHQGRYQELFGVLESHNFHVSNHAMLQDLWYKARYIEAEKARGRALGAVDKYRLRRKFPLPRTIWDGEETVYCFKEKSRNALKELYQHNRYPSPAAKRNLAKITGLSLTQVSNWFKNRRQRDRNPSEAQSKSESDGNHSTEDESSKGQDELSPHSLPNSSDGISTINISGTTDTVYMQQIGNKISLSSSGVLLNGSLVSANTSPVFLNGSSFIQGHNGVLLNGLNVTNSQPVTLNSPKMSSAVVSNNASNSDVLVSSAEEAKEFKVFQGGMTDSTTTYSGNLQSSFPGLISASEVKSENLQTVTSQDGGTVVTFSAPIQINPYGIVQIPNSGTNAQLINGSIGFSTLQLPSLTVSQGCSKMDVSCQPDFIVPKECINIYDSSPPALDLKDAVDKIIWNAKRDNVMEKSASLLTLPHKPSQKKEATSCNKSIFQEEPNKEPVKMEQVEIWQTADRTDCRIVGSCCTPNQVPLGVVEKEVDCLSTEDFSVTKVGSSSDSDEAFSVPRRRLRIKKKLKSRSVRMLESSHLVNHPRCGQMAISRTDHVQKQQEQLVKLMSSVDKRVKDVCDLQSAVVTDLRGLRSEMANVGQILGKMLQVMEKSVNTSSSPQ, from the exons ATGTCCTCTCCTCCCGCACGGgagatcaagcaggagagcgcaCAGCCCGAGGAATGCGGTGCCCCGTACACCTCAGAGCCGGTGAAGAGCGAGCTGGGCGCCCCGTACACCCTGTGCTTCTCCCCGGAGCACGTCGCCTGTGTGTGTGAGGCGCTGCAGCAGGGGGGTGACCTGGAGCGGCTGGCTCGCTTCTTGTGGTCGCTTCCCCAGAGCGAGCTGCTACGTGGCAGCGAAAGTATCCTGAAAGCCCGGGCGCTCGTGGCTTTCCACCAGGGCCGCTACCAGGAGTTGTTCGGCGTCCTGGAGAGCCACAACTTCCATGTGTCCAACCACGCCATGCTGCAGGACCTGTGGTACAAGGCGCGGTATATCGAGGCGGAGAAGGCCCGCGGCAGGGCACTGGGAGCCGTGGACAAGTACCGGCTGCGCAGGAAGTTCCCGTTGCCCCGCACCATCTGGGACGGCGAGGAGACCGTGTACTGCTTCAAGGAGAAGTCCCGCAACGCGCTCAAGGAGCTTTACCAGCACAACCGCTACCCGTCCCCCGCAGCCAAACGCAACCTGGCCAAGATCACCGGCCTGTCCCTCACGCAGGTCAGCAACTGGTTCAAGAACCGCCGGCAGCGGGACCGCAACCCGTCCGAGGCGCAGAGCAAGAG TGAGTCGGATGGAAACCACAGCACAGAAGATGAGTCAAGCAAGGGGCAGGATGAACTATCTCCACATTCTCTTCCTAATTCATCGGATGGGATTTCCACCATAAATATTTCTGGTACCACTGATACCGTATATATGCAGCAAATTGGAAATAAAATTTCTTTAAGTTCTTCTGGAGTATTGTTAAACGGAAGCCTGGTATCTGCCAATACTTCACCTGTCTTCTTAAATGGAAGCTCATTTATCCAGGGACATAATGGAGTGCTGCTAAATGGTTTAAATGTGACAAATTCACAGCCTGTGACACTAAATTCACCAAAAATGTCTTCCGCAGTTGTAAGCAACAATGCCTCAAACTCTGACGTCTTGGTCTCTTCTGCAGAAGAAGCAAAGGAGTTTAAGGTTTTTCAGGGTGGGATGACAGATTCCACCACAACCTACAGTGGGAATTTACAGTCTTCCTTCCCCGGACTGATATCTGCCTCAGAGGTCAAAAGTGAAAATCTCCAAACTGTTACTTCTCAAGATGGTGGAACTGTGGTTACATTCTCTGCACCTATACAGATAAACCCTTATGGCATTGTGCAGATCCCAAACTCTGGAACAAATGCCCAGCTGATTAATGGAAGTATTGGCTTCTCCACACTCCAGTTGCCCTCTCTCACAGTTTCACAAG GGTGCTCAAAGATGGATGTGTCATGCCAACCAGACTTCATCGTTCCTAAGGAATGCATAAATATCTATGACTCATCACCACCAGctttggatttaaaagatgctgTAGACAAAATCATATGGAATGCAAAACGAGACAATGTAATGGAAAAATCTGCCTCTTTGTTAACCCTGCCACATAAACCCAGCCAGAAAAAAGAAGCAACAAGTTGCAATAAATCTATATTCCAGGAGGAGCCAAATAAAGAGCCAGTTAAGATGGAACAAGTTGAGATATGGCAAACTGCTGACAGGACAGACTGCAGAATTGTAGGCAGCTGTTGTACACCTAACCAAGTTCCATTGGGTGTAGTAGAGAAGGAAGTTGACTGTTTGTCCACAGAAGATTTCTCTGTTACAAAGGTGGGATCTTCCTCTGATAGCGATGAGGCTTTTTCTGTGCCACGAAGAAGACTTAGaataaagaaaaaactgaaaagtcGTTCTGTGCGAATGTTGGAATCTTCTCACCTAGTGAATCATCCTAGATGTGGACAGATGGCGATCAGTCGTACAGATCATGTACAAAAGCAGCAAGAACAGTTAGTGAAGTTGATGTCATCTGTTGATAAGAGAGTCAAAGATGTTTGCGATCTCCAGAGTGCCGTGGTCACTGATTTGCGTGGTCTGCGCAGTGAGATGGCCAATGTTGGCCAGATACTGGGGAAGATGTTACAGGTCATGGAAAAATCTGTGAACACTAGTTCCAGCCCCCAATAA